One Methanosphaera cuniculi DNA window includes the following coding sequences:
- a CDS encoding Ig-like domain repeat protein, which yields MNVTTPVNITGTLTANVTVTDNGKPVNGNVIFKVDNETFNVTIVDGKAQLNYTLPSDIQAGEHNITAELENPMYNANNVTGNFTVLKINIANTTIEETIKTLENYTLNTIIKDANGNQLVGVNQIAVKMNGKTFMHGTITDGVLNITFPTDSMEAKVYNLTIIIGENNIYKTGQITGKLTIQRRDVTVKVEVNNPYTLSDLLANVTVTENGILMKDGAVIFKINGLTLKDENGNEIMANVINGHASLNYTLSYKYSAYPSTSTGMNNFTAVYINNYYNANSDTVDFKITPTTIPDMKFDNINILTGENTTINITVRDINNKTIVANKKIAVKINGKTIIHDNITDGKIYLNIPTDQLAKGQYNLLIIIGTNSIYSNASYTMIIDIQKRNASIETQAFTNGKTLSLVTKVTSNESFIDENVVIYKLNGVTLKDEDGNIIKVNVKNGLASLDYELPGITTAINYNLTSVYVNNFYYNRCEEVETISIPKIAIPSISLNDSIISKGQNLSISTTLKDAYNDTLKGLSNIDIKINGNNVMKTSIMNGKLNITIPTDKLKAGNYEIIIIIKEGSKYFGTVDLMNLKVAT from the coding sequence ATGAACGTAACAACACCAGTTAACATAACTGGAACACTTACAGCAAACGTAACAGTAACAGATAATGGAAAACCAGTAAATGGTAATGTAATATTTAAAGTTGATAATGAAACATTTAATGTAACAATTGTAGATGGAAAAGCACAACTAAACTACACACTACCAAGTGATATACAAGCTGGAGAACACAACATAACAGCAGAACTTGAAAATCCAATGTACAACGCAAATAATGTGACAGGAAACTTCACAGTTCTAAAAATAAATATAGCAAATACAACAATAGAAGAAACAATAAAAACACTAGAAAACTACACATTAAATACAATAATAAAAGATGCAAATGGAAACCAATTAGTTGGAGTTAATCAAATTGCTGTTAAAATGAATGGTAAAACTTTCATGCATGGAACTATTACAGATGGAGTTTTAAACATAACATTCCCAACAGATTCCATGGAAGCAAAAGTCTATAATTTAACAATTATTATTGGAGAAAATAACATCTATAAGACAGGTCAAATAACAGGAAAATTAACTATTCAAAGACGTGATGTTACAGTTAAAGTTGAGGTAAATAATCCTTACACACTTAGTGATTTACTTGCTAATGTAACAGTTACAGAAAATGGTATACTTATGAAAGATGGAGCTGTAATATTTAAAATTAATGGTTTAACATTAAAAGATGAAAATGGTAATGAAATTATGGCTAATGTTATAAATGGACATGCATCATTAAATTACACATTATCATATAAATATTCAGCATATCCAAGTACCAGTACCGGAATGAATAATTTCACAGCTGTATATATTAATAATTACTATAATGCAAATAGTGATACGGTTGACTTTAAAATAACACCAACAACAATTCCTGACATGAAATTTGATAATATTAATATCCTTACAGGTGAAAATACTACAATTAACATAACAGTTCGTGATATTAATAATAAAACAATTGTTGCAAATAAAAAAATAGCAGTTAAAATTAATGGTAAAACTATTATACATGATAATATTACAGATGGAAAAATCTATCTTAATATTCCTACAGATCAACTAGCTAAAGGTCAGTATAATTTATTAATTATCATAGGTACTAATAGTATATATTCTAATGCTTCATACACTATGATAATAGATATTCAAAAACGTAATGCTTCAATCGAAACACAAGCATTTACAAATGGTAAAACTCTTTCATTAGTAACTAAAGTTACTTCTAATGAATCATTTATAGATGAAAATGTAGTTATATACAAACTTAATGGTGTAACTTTAAAAGATGAAGATGGTAATATAATTAAAGTTAATGTTAAAAATGGATTAGCTTCACTTGATTATGAACTTCCAGGTATAACAACAGCAATTAATTATAATCTTACAAGCGTTTATGTAAATAATTTCTATTATAATAGATGTGAAGAAGTAGAAACTATTAGTATTCCAAAAATAGCTATTCCAAGCATTTCATTAAATGATAGTATAATTTCAAAAGGTCAGAATTTATCAATAAGTACTACTTTAAAAGATGCTTATAATGATACACTCAAAGGCTTAAGCAATATTGACATTAAAATTAATGGTAATAATGTTATGAAAACATCTATTATGAATGGTAAACTTAATATAACCATTCCAACTGATAAACTTAAAGCTGGTAATTATGAAATTATTATAATCATTAAAGAAGGTAGTAAATACTTTGGTACTGTTGATTTAATGAATTTAAAAGTTGCAACATAG
- a CDS encoding Ig-like domain-containing protein: protein MNKNGKFLFVGLTLLLLLVSVGSITAADNDSTTTILSDNVESANHDTITSNTEKIVETSQKLETKDVKKTNKNLTKKTTQTDKQTKKADALQQTVNNYNELKDAWNYIQDQGDNETIYTINVKKGQYKFEDQLTSTKTSNAKYITINGENVDNTIFDGQNTTRFFNLNNTNQIIKINNITFKNGFNETQAGAIYVNSTTTLNNTKFINNVVNIANGTANGGAIYARASMDVYNSSFINNTIKCDNDNATSFWAYGCALSSNGGSLVTFNIELCEFINNNATSLVNISNQGCMGGAIYNTGRGIINIKNCDFFNNSAKTGAAINIGYTWGKASSSVLSCVFANNTATSDPNISSSSSLKLTSGSNYYLDNSDVSNIYIQTNGKPSNYTFNQKTKQLRISCLIDTDLYFGYITSLGRGYSLNLTSSSDLINTTGIKFTPENNYSVLFNVSNLPANHENITLYVSGIEATHITYDHTNVVFNNITAKPGNTITLKSSFTTSDGIIIPNGKVAFKINGKTVGHSNIKYGTATLNYTIPDNYSAKDYILTTTYGGSNKFIEARTNATLHLEKLATKTNLTTKIDGNTLKITVDPRDENGNTVKDGKICVKIEGKTLQNLKITGKTQVNFTIPKSWNNREIKILAIYGENNNHKQSRMEIKTKLTLNTKTTKTDTTVNNYYVSANSGSDTNTGSQSSPFKTIQKAIATVNSNKQNANIYLDGVFKGVGNTNLTVPGDLHINFIGVGNSSIDGEVNYTMKTTLEEGEYYWGSSPEWYPYNNGKGNWAMNITKGNGLITINNLTIKNCWNKGGSDISLYETATVDNYGNLEVNNVSFIFNHGGVGASIRNNNGANINVTNSLFEANRKSSSTGNYGAGIYNNGTATIINSTFQKNYARWGTITNDKQLTIINSTIRDNIAYDGSSTYKTGSGITINTGSTNFYEQNNSTDKITTIIDGCTFTNNDQLDIYADTGVTTIKNNIFNKSTGINSFNGNQNITFNFINNTFDSPIGSSIYTSLSSSNKYTFTLLANGKYKYNINSNTVINLTGTLSKALEATCSNSNIINNNFPRMIIISGENNIITGNNITTTMDQYTISLGDYKNNIVTNNNLIAAALKGNSAVNYTAVSNKVENNTPTVTELQIDDETFYKFFDDDGNLLDTYNNVEQIQIIGSLTNKNININQKISLFQKGRFVSYNITITTNQMSEISSLNITNINNQPVIILNGDNSIVKTSNLTTNNNYTIIANSKNNNITQNKLLADILVGDESVKTDKTNTIENNTPVYKNYILSEENFNTYFNNDGTIKDIPVSEVHFLVNGTIQNKNIILNNNKPIIITNYKDAKLVNTSIKTVENTTLDISYITIRNTDKITFDLTSKENSISNCNITSNTTILNAINTTTLTITRNNITTQTKQDLTLINIINLTTLNINYNNIQSKATENIKIINIEDATKTNLKYNNITTQSNTTAQPVKILNHEKIVYQVSNDISSNNIIVNATNTIGLEIENQYITGRISYNEITLFGDKNIGMKLINVTRNNEYSSTLYDNDITLNSANSKAVVFEKMNDLYGGDLNYNRFYLNNNNSTAIFINQIANLTISNRNKIAMNGSDDIAIYSNNSNLIKIIGSNIQSLTNTNDNIAPIILNNTTGANITKNNITTTSKYTIIINEPSNNNQIIDNNLYADNNLADNSILNPNPDTNKVLNNNPEITTYYYLNEKTYNQFFDENGNLRDEIPAGLKIIATENLENKKLNINKPLNIIADGIIYTNTIVNLTPEASNITLRGLTITGDSQLIIGSNNSNINISSMNCYKDDNNKTILIINGNNNNITTGSIYSSSNVELNITVIEITGNNNYVHFTGVTSTSSKYDKIIGILLNNANNNIIDHTSAVWIEGLNTTPLLLNNSNNNTIFTNQLDLEQSEYNEGIILVNSSYNKFRGRIGTYNIKINTISSLLKVENNSNFNNFEGLSLDGRHVTKTPIYITNSHYNIFRGQGYEFNELLGYAINITEGVGNNITYNYIETATLEGNDAVIQENKNDTINNMVMYNYAKSVKSTVLNITMPDTIKVYDNVRINISVSYRNGTNWDSPYVPVETGHAIFEVNGKQIGTVEVVNGLAEINYTIQPEDGKTLTVKVSYEDPTLKYDFISETITKTIELLDSKVIMANTTNTGVNSKVTAIILDEKGNIIYDGNVTFTLGNVNQTVTISNGIAQVTFDTSAYKLGKYNITATFNGNDICAVANNTVTLTVTKYDVNVQVNPITTLSGNKVLLTANVTDINGKAVNTGRVIFKLNGCTLKDSNGNTLYANVINGTATVEYMIPAHYTAKNYTLIAVASSSAYNRTETNSTLTINKTTPKAQQIPLKVKRTNNTTITVKFTDNENNDLIGENKVCIKFNGKTLINTKATNGTVKVNLDLTNYKNSQYEFTVICGANSRYNTCKNVSTLILE, encoded by the coding sequence ATGAATAAAAACGGTAAATTTTTATTCGTAGGACTAACACTACTACTATTACTTGTATCAGTAGGAAGTATCACAGCAGCAGATAATGATTCAACCACTACAATATTATCTGATAACGTAGAATCTGCAAATCATGATACAATCACAAGTAATACAGAAAAGATAGTAGAAACATCACAAAAACTAGAAACTAAAGATGTTAAGAAAACGAATAAAAATCTAACTAAAAAAACAACACAGACAGATAAACAAACAAAAAAAGCAGACGCACTACAACAAACAGTGAACAACTATAATGAATTAAAAGATGCTTGGAACTACATCCAAGATCAAGGTGACAATGAAACAATATACACAATAAACGTTAAAAAAGGACAATATAAGTTTGAAGATCAACTTACATCAACTAAAACATCAAATGCAAAATACATAACAATCAATGGAGAAAACGTTGATAATACAATATTTGATGGACAAAACACTACAAGATTCTTCAACTTAAATAATACAAATCAAATAATAAAAATAAACAACATAACATTCAAAAATGGATTTAATGAAACACAAGCAGGTGCAATATATGTTAATTCAACAACCACACTTAATAATACCAAATTTATAAACAATGTAGTTAATATTGCAAATGGTACAGCAAATGGTGGAGCAATATATGCACGTGCAAGTATGGATGTGTATAATTCTAGTTTCATTAATAATACAATAAAATGTGATAATGATAATGCAACTTCTTTCTGGGCATATGGTTGTGCATTATCTTCAAATGGAGGTTCTCTTGTAACTTTTAATATTGAATTATGTGAATTTATTAATAATAATGCAACTTCATTAGTTAATATAAGTAATCAAGGTTGTATGGGTGGAGCAATATATAATACAGGAAGAGGGATAATCAACATTAAAAATTGTGACTTCTTCAATAACAGTGCAAAAACTGGTGCTGCTATAAATATTGGATATACATGGGGAAAAGCAAGTTCTAGTGTTTTATCATGTGTATTTGCAAATAATACTGCAACTTCAGATCCAAATATTTCTAGTTCATCTAGTTTAAAACTAACTTCAGGTTCTAATTATTATCTTGATAATTCTGATGTTTCAAATATTTATATTCAAACTAATGGTAAACCATCAAATTATACATTTAATCAGAAAACAAAACAATTAAGAATTTCATGTTTAATTGATACTGATTTATACTTTGGTTATATTACAAGCTTAGGACGAGGATATTCACTTAATTTAACTTCAAGTAGTGATCTTATAAATACAACAGGTATTAAATTTACACCTGAAAATAATTACTCAGTATTATTTAATGTAAGTAATTTACCTGCTAATCATGAAAATATAACATTATATGTAAGTGGTATTGAAGCTACACATATTACATATGATCATACAAATGTAGTATTTAATAATATTACAGCAAAACCAGGAAATACAATAACTCTTAAATCAAGTTTTACAACATCAGATGGAATAATTATACCAAATGGTAAAGTAGCATTTAAAATTAATGGAAAAACAGTAGGACATTCCAATATTAAATATGGTACAGCAACACTAAATTACACCATACCTGATAACTACTCAGCAAAAGATTACATTCTTACAACCACATATGGTGGAAGTAATAAATTCATCGAAGCACGTACTAATGCAACATTACATCTTGAAAAACTTGCAACAAAAACAAATCTAACAACAAAAATTGATGGAAATACACTTAAAATAACAGTAGATCCACGTGATGAAAATGGAAATACTGTGAAAGATGGGAAAATATGTGTAAAAATTGAAGGAAAAACACTACAAAACCTAAAAATCACAGGAAAAACTCAAGTTAACTTCACAATACCAAAAAGTTGGAACAACCGTGAAATAAAAATTCTTGCAATATACGGGGAAAATAACAACCATAAACAAAGCAGAATGGAAATTAAAACAAAACTAACACTAAATACAAAAACAACAAAAACAGATACAACAGTAAACAACTACTATGTATCAGCAAATAGTGGATCAGATACAAATACAGGATCACAAAGCAGTCCATTTAAAACAATACAAAAAGCAATAGCAACAGTAAATAGTAATAAACAAAATGCTAACATCTACCTTGACGGAGTATTTAAAGGAGTTGGAAATACTAACCTTACAGTACCAGGAGATTTACATATTAACTTTATTGGAGTTGGAAATTCAAGTATTGATGGAGAAGTAAACTATACTATGAAAACAACACTTGAAGAAGGTGAATACTACTGGGGATCATCACCTGAATGGTATCCATATAATAATGGAAAAGGTAACTGGGCTATGAACATAACAAAAGGAAACGGTCTAATAACAATAAACAACCTAACAATTAAAAATTGTTGGAATAAAGGTGGAAGCGACATTTCCTTATATGAAACAGCAACAGTAGATAATTATGGTAACTTAGAAGTTAATAACGTATCATTCATCTTCAACCATGGTGGAGTTGGTGCAAGTATAAGAAACAACAATGGAGCAAACATTAATGTTACAAACAGTCTCTTTGAAGCAAACCGTAAATCATCAAGTACAGGAAACTATGGAGCAGGAATATACAACAATGGAACAGCAACAATAATAAACAGTACCTTCCAGAAAAACTATGCACGTTGGGGAACAATAACAAATGATAAACAATTAACAATTATAAACTCAACAATACGTGACAACATAGCATATGATGGATCAAGTACATATAAAACAGGAAGTGGAATAACAATAAACACAGGATCAACAAACTTTTATGAACAAAATAATTCAACAGATAAAATAACAACAATAATTGATGGATGTACATTTACAAATAATGATCAACTAGACATTTATGCAGATACTGGAGTTACAACTATAAAAAATAACATATTTAATAAATCTACAGGTATTAACTCATTTAATGGAAATCAAAATATCACATTTAACTTCATAAACAATACATTTGATTCACCAATAGGATCATCAATATATACAAGTCTTTCAAGTAGTAATAAATATACATTCACACTACTAGCAAATGGAAAATACAAATATAATATTAACTCAAATACTGTTATTAACTTAACTGGTACATTATCAAAAGCATTAGAAGCAACATGTTCAAATTCAAATATAATAAATAACAATTTCCCACGTATGATAATAATAAGTGGAGAAAATAACATAATCACAGGAAACAATATTACAACAACAATGGATCAATACACAATATCCTTAGGTGATTATAAAAATAATATAGTAACAAATAATAATCTTATAGCAGCTGCTCTTAAAGGAAATAGTGCAGTAAATTACACAGCAGTTTCAAACAAAGTAGAAAATAACACACCAACTGTTACAGAACTTCAAATAGATGATGAAACATTTTACAAATTCTTTGATGATGATGGAAACTTACTTGATACATACAATAATGTAGAACAAATACAAATTATAGGCTCACTCACAAATAAAAACATTAACATTAATCAGAAAATAAGCCTCTTCCAAAAAGGAAGATTCGTATCATACAACATAACAATCACAACAAACCAGATGAGTGAAATATCATCACTAAACATTACAAATATAAACAATCAACCTGTAATTATACTAAATGGTGATAATAGCATAGTTAAAACATCAAACTTAACAACAAACAACAACTACACAATCATAGCAAATAGTAAAAATAACAATATCACACAAAACAAATTACTTGCAGATATTCTTGTAGGAGATGAATCAGTAAAAACAGACAAAACAAACACCATTGAAAACAACACACCAGTATACAAAAACTACATACTATCAGAAGAAAACTTCAACACCTACTTTAACAACGATGGAACAATAAAAGACATACCAGTATCTGAAGTTCACTTCCTAGTAAATGGAACAATACAAAATAAAAACATCATACTAAATAATAACAAACCAATAATAATAACAAATTACAAAGATGCAAAACTAGTAAATACCAGCATAAAAACAGTGGAAAATACAACACTTGATATAAGTTATATAACAATTAGAAATACAGATAAAATAACATTTGATCTAACATCAAAAGAAAACTCAATATCAAATTGTAACATAACTTCAAATACAACAATACTAAATGCAATAAATACAACAACACTTACAATAACACGAAATAACATAACAACACAAACAAAACAAGACTTAACACTAATTAATATAATTAACTTAACAACACTTAACATAAACTACAACAATATACAATCAAAAGCAACAGAAAATATTAAAATAATAAACATAGAAGATGCAACAAAAACTAACTTAAAATATAATAATATAACTACACAATCAAATACTACAGCTCAACCTGTAAAAATATTAAATCATGAAAAAATAGTTTATCAAGTGTCCAATGACATATCTAGTAATAATATAATAGTAAATGCAACAAATACAATAGGATTAGAAATAGAAAATCAATATATTACTGGTAGAATAAGTTATAATGAAATCACATTATTTGGTGATAAAAATATTGGAATGAAACTAATAAATGTAACACGAAATAACGAGTATAGTTCAACTCTATATGATAATGATATAACTTTAAATTCTGCAAATTCAAAAGCAGTAGTTTTTGAAAAAATGAATGATCTTTATGGAGGAGATCTTAATTATAATAGATTTTATTTAAACAATAATAATTCAACTGCAATTTTCATTAATCAAATAGCAAATTTAACTATTTCAAATAGAAATAAAATAGCAATGAATGGATCTGATGATATTGCAATTTATTCTAATAATTCTAATTTAATAAAAATTATCGGAAGTAATATTCAATCTTTAACCAACACAAATGACAATATAGCTCCAATAATATTAAATAACACAACAGGAGCAAATATAACAAAAAATAACATTACAACCACAAGTAAATACACAATAATAATTAATGAACCATCAAATAACAATCAAATCATAGATAATAACTTATATGCAGATAACAATTTAGCTGATAATTCAATATTAAACCCTAATCCAGATACTAATAAAGTTTTAAACAATAATCCTGAAATAACTACATACTACTATCTTAATGAGAAAACATATAATCAATTCTTTGATGAAAATGGAAATTTACGTGATGAAATTCCAGCTGGACTTAAAATAATAGCAACAGAAAACTTAGAAAATAAAAAATTAAACATAAACAAACCATTAAACATAATAGCAGATGGAATTATCTATACAAATACTATAGTAAATCTAACACCTGAAGCAAGCAACATAACACTAAGAGGACTAACAATTACAGGAGATTCTCAATTAATAATAGGATCAAATAATAGTAATATTAACATATCTTCTATGAACTGTTATAAAGATGATAATAACAAAACAATACTTATAATAAATGGAAATAATAACAACATCACCACAGGTAGTATATATTCATCATCAAATGTAGAATTAAACATAACAGTAATTGAAATAACAGGAAATAATAACTATGTACACTTTACAGGTGTTACATCTACTTCATCTAAATATGATAAAATAATAGGAATTCTACTTAATAACGCAAATAATAATATAATAGATCATACAAGTGCAGTATGGATTGAAGGATTAAATACAACACCATTACTTCTTAATAATTCAAATAATAATACAATATTTACAAATCAATTAGATTTAGAACAATCAGAATATAATGAAGGAATAATACTTGTTAATTCATCATATAATAAATTCAGAGGAAGAATTGGTACATATAATATAAAAATCAATACTATAAGTTCACTTTTAAAAGTTGAAAATAATTCAAACTTTAATAATTTTGAAGGATTATCACTTGATGGAAGACATGTGACTAAAACACCAATATATATTACAAATTCCCATTATAATATATTCCGTGGTCAAGGTTATGAATTCAATGAATTATTAGGATATGCAATTAACATAACCGAAGGAGTAGGAAACAACATAACATATAACTATATAGAAACAGCAACACTTGAAGGAAATGATGCAGTAATACAAGAAAATAAAAATGACACAATAAATAATATGGTAATGTATAACTATGCAAAATCAGTTAAAAGTACTGTATTAAATATTACAATGCCAGATACTATAAAAGTATATGATAATGTAAGAATTAATATAAGTGTAAGTTATAGAAATGGAACTAATTGGGACTCACCTTATGTTCCAGTAGAAACAGGACATGCTATCTTTGAAGTAAATGGTAAACAAATAGGTACAGTTGAAGTTGTAAATGGACTTGCTGAAATCAACTACACTATACAACCAGAAGATGGAAAAACATTAACAGTTAAAGTATCATATGAAGATCCAACATTAAAATATGATTTTATATCTGAAACTATAACAAAAACTATTGAATTACTAGATTCAAAAGTTATAATGGCTAACACTACCAATACTGGAGTAAATAGTAAAGTTACAGCTATTATTCTTGATGAAAAAGGAAATATCATATATGATGGTAATGTAACATTCACACTTGGTAATGTGAACCAAACAGTTACAATAAGTAATGGTATTGCTCAAGTTACATTTGATACAAGTGCATATAAACTAGGTAAATATAACATTACAGCAACCTTTAATGGTAATGATATATGTGCAGTTGCTAATAACACAGTAACACTTACAGTTACAAAATATGATGTTAACGTTCAAGTTAATCCAATTACAACATTAAGTGGAAATAAAGTACTCTTAACTGCAAACGTAACTGACATAAACGGTAAAGCAGTTAATACTGGTCGTGTAATCTTCAAACTTAATGGATGTACACTAAAAGATTCAAATGGTAACACACTATATGCAAACGTGATAAATGGTACTGCAACTGTTGAATACATGATACCTGCACATTACACAGCTAAAAACTACACACTTATAGCTGTAGCATCAAGTAGTGCATACAACCGTACAGAAACAAACAGTACTTTAACAATTAACAAAACAACACCAAAAGCACAACAAATACCACTAAAAGTAAAAAGAACAAACAATACAACAATCACAGTTAAATTCACAGATAATGAAAACAATGATCTTATTGGTGAAAATAAAGTTTGTATTAAATTTAATGGAAAAACTTTAATAAATACAAAAGCAACCAATGGAACAGTAAAAGTAAACCTAGATTTAACAAATTATAAAAATTCTCAATATGAATTTACAGTTATATGTGGTGCAAATAGTAGATATAACACATGTAAAAATGTAAGTACACTCATATTAGAATAA
- a CDS encoding flippase: MIGYVLAFFYTLYSARYLGTSNFGIISFATAIAGLFAIFTDLGLSTLTIREVARDKTRTAKYLGNHGSIKLILSITTMALLVLYVNFGNFDYLTRFVVYIIGSSVIIDAFGGTFTSMFRAYEQMEYQSVAEIINAVIMFIGVLICVFMNYGVIGIAMIYLISSVVVMFYNFIMCSRNYGLIHFQFDFGFWKRLIYTAFPLAITSIFALISFKMNTIMLNMLTTNSVVGEYTAAFNLMQALIFIPTVYSTAVLPLFSKLYVDSRDMLDYSYKKSLKYLSLLSFPISMGTMVLARKIILFMYGPGYINTVPILELIIWALPAIFLSYILGTSIASINKQHETLKATFLCLILSTVGNYILIGLFSGIGAAMITILNEVSMVVFYIYIMHHAGYKVPVKDVVIKPLLASIVMGIVVYFLDLDLFVSVFVGIIVYVVMIFILRAFNTDDYNILKQLLPESMINKIEKIRKPKIKKGE, encoded by the coding sequence ATGATTGGTTATGTTCTTGCGTTTTTTTATACTTTGTATTCTGCAAGATATCTTGGTACTAGTAATTTTGGGATTATTTCTTTTGCTACTGCTATTGCTGGTCTTTTTGCTATTTTCACAGATCTTGGTCTTTCGACTTTAACGATTCGTGAGGTGGCCAGGGATAAAACACGAACTGCTAAGTATCTTGGTAATCATGGTTCTATTAAGTTGATTTTATCAATTACTACAATGGCACTTCTTGTGTTGTATGTGAATTTTGGTAATTTTGACTATCTTACACGTTTTGTTGTGTATATTATTGGATCTTCTGTGATTATTGATGCTTTTGGTGGTACTTTTACATCTATGTTTAGAGCTTATGAGCAGATGGAGTATCAGTCAGTAGCTGAGATTATTAATGCTGTTATCATGTTTATTGGAGTGCTTATTTGTGTTTTCATGAATTATGGTGTTATTGGTATTGCTATGATTTATCTGATTTCTAGTGTTGTGGTTATGTTTTATAATTTTATTATGTGTTCTCGTAATTATGGTTTAATTCATTTCCAGTTTGATTTTGGATTTTGGAAAAGACTTATTTATACAGCATTTCCTTTAGCTATTACCAGTATTTTTGCATTAATTTCATTTAAGATGAATACTATTATGCTTAATATGCTTACAACAAATAGTGTGGTTGGTGAGTATACTGCGGCTTTTAATTTGATGCAAGCTTTAATTTTTATTCCTACTGTATATTCTACCGCGGTTTTACCATTGTTTTCTAAGTTGTATGTTGATAGTCGTGATATGCTTGATTATTCATATAAGAAATCTCTTAAGTATTTATCTCTTCTTAGTTTCCCTATTTCTATGGGTACTATGGTGCTTGCTCGTAAGATTATCTTATTTATGTATGGTCCTGGCTACATTAATACAGTTCCGATTCTTGAACTTATCATATGGGCATTACCTGCAATATTTTTAAGTTATATTTTGGGTACTTCTATTGCTTCTATTAATAAGCAGCATGAAACTCTTAAGGCTACATTTTTATGTTTGATTCTTAGTACTGTGGGAAATTATATATTAATTGGTCTTTTTAGTGGAATTGGTGCTGCTATGATTACAATACTTAATGAAGTTAGTATGGTGGTCTTCTATATTTACATAATGCATCATGCAGGATATAAAGTTCCAGTAAAAGATGTTGTTATAAAACCGCTACTTGCAAGTATTGTAATGGGAATAGTTGTGTATTTCCTAGATCTTGACTTATTTGTAAGTGTCTTTGTTGGAATTATAGTATATGTTGTAATGATATTCATACTTAGAGCATTTAACACAGATGATTATAACATACTAAAACAATTACTACCTGAAAGTATGATAAATAAAATTGAAAAAATTAGAAAACCTAAAATTAAAAAAGGTGAATGA
- a CDS encoding glycosyltransferase family 2 protein, whose protein sequence is MSIICVYNNQEILDKYLINSLKKQENQDYELILVDNTKNKFSSASSALNYGAKQAHGEYLIFAHQDINLSDPYWIDKTQKTIKKLKKPGIIGVAGKTHDSLVRSNIKQGINPTDVTPYKLKKPEYASTLDECLFIIPKDVYDKHPLSEKRCPDWHLYAVDYVYYIKEERYNAYIIPTMLEHRSKGASMSEGYYTTLPNLMKKYHNQKLIRTCMGDWFTFIPVSFQRMIKIFKKY, encoded by the coding sequence ATGAGTATAATATGTGTATATAACAACCAGGAAATACTAGATAAATACCTCATAAATAGTCTTAAAAAACAAGAAAACCAAGACTATGAACTTATATTAGTTGATAATACAAAAAACAAGTTTTCAAGTGCCTCAAGTGCTCTTAATTATGGAGCAAAACAGGCACATGGAGAATACCTCATATTTGCACATCAAGACATTAACCTATCAGACCCATACTGGATTGATAAAACACAAAAAACAATTAAAAAACTTAAAAAACCAGGTATAATAGGAGTAGCAGGAAAAACACATGATAGCTTAGTTAGATCAAACATCAAACAAGGAATAAATCCCACAGATGTAACACCATATAAACTTAAAAAACCAGAATATGCATCAACACTAGATGAATGCCTATTTATAATACCAAAAGATGTATATGATAAACATCCTTTATCTGAGAAAAGATGTCCAGACTGGCATCTATATGCAGTAGACTACGTCTATTACATTAAAGAAGAAAGATATAATGCATACATCATACCTACAATGCTTGAACACAGATCAAAAGGAGCATCAATGTCTGAAGGATACTACACTACACTACCAAATCTCATGAAAAAATACCATAACCAAAAACTCATACGAACATGTATGGGTGACTGGTTTACATTTATTCCTGTATCTTTTCAACGAATGATTAAAATATTTAAAAAATACTGA